The following are encoded in a window of Limibacillus sp. genomic DNA:
- the doeA gene encoding ectoine hydrolase DoeA (DoeA (degradation of ectoine A) is also called EutD (ectoine utilization D).) has protein sequence MPDVALNFSREEYAERLAKTRREMEHRGIELLIVSDPSNMAWLTGYDGWSFYVHQCVMVTPSGDPVWFGRGQDANGAKRTVYMGLDDIIGYPDHYVQAVDLHPMDFLADTIDARRLGRSVIGVEMDNYYFSAAAFASLQRYLPNARFVDATGLVNWQRAIKSEQELIYMRTAGKIVTEMHQRIVDVVEPGMRKCDLVAEIYDSGIRGLPEAGGDYPAIVPLLPSGSDAAAPHLTWDDKPMREGEGTFFEIAGCYKRYHCPLSRTVFLGEPTQTFRDAEKAVLEGMEAGLEKARAGNLCEDIAEAFFGVLETYGIIKDNRTGYAIGISYPPDWGERTMSLRRGDRTELEANMTFHFMTGLWLEDWGMEITESIVIRDGEPELLANVPRQLFVKD, from the coding sequence ATGCCTGATGTCGCGCTGAACTTCAGCCGGGAAGAGTACGCCGAGCGTCTGGCCAAGACCCGGCGGGAGATGGAGCATCGCGGCATAGAGCTGCTGATCGTCTCCGACCCCTCCAACATGGCATGGCTGACCGGCTACGACGGCTGGTCCTTCTACGTGCATCAGTGCGTCATGGTGACGCCCAGCGGCGATCCCGTCTGGTTCGGGCGCGGCCAGGATGCCAACGGCGCCAAGCGCACGGTCTACATGGGACTGGACGACATCATCGGCTATCCCGATCACTACGTGCAGGCCGTGGACCTGCATCCCATGGATTTCCTGGCCGACACCATCGACGCGCGGCGTCTCGGTCGCTCGGTGATCGGCGTGGAGATGGACAACTACTACTTCTCCGCCGCCGCCTTCGCCTCGCTCCAGCGCTATCTGCCCAACGCCCGCTTCGTGGACGCGACCGGCCTGGTGAACTGGCAGCGCGCGATCAAGTCGGAGCAGGAGCTGATCTACATGCGCACCGCCGGCAAGATCGTGACCGAGATGCACCAGCGCATCGTCGATGTGGTCGAGCCCGGCATGCGTAAATGCGATCTGGTGGCGGAGATCTATGACAGCGGGATCCGCGGCCTGCCCGAGGCCGGTGGGGACTATCCGGCGATCGTGCCGCTCTTGCCCTCCGGCTCGGACGCGGCGGCCCCGCACCTGACCTGGGACGACAAGCCCATGCGCGAGGGGGAAGGCACCTTCTTCGAGATCGCAGGCTGCTACAAGCGCTACCACTGCCCCCTGTCGCGCACGGTCTTCCTGGGCGAGCCGACCCAGACCTTCCGGGACGCGGAGAAGGCCGTGCTGGAGGGCATGGAGGCCGGGTTGGAGAAGGCGCGCGCGGGCAATCTCTGCGAAGACATCGCGGAAGCCTTCTTCGGCGTGCTGGAGACCTATGGCATCATCAAGGACAACCGCACCGGCTACGCCATCGGGATCAGCTATCCGCCCGATTGGGGCGAGCGCACCATGTCGCTGCGCCGGGGCGACCGGACCGAGCTGGAGGCCAACATGACCTTCCACTTCATGACCGGCCTCTGGCTGGAGGACTGGGGCATGGAGATCACGGAATCCATCGTGATCCGCGATGGCGAGCCGGAGCTGCTGGCCAACGTTCCGCGCCAGCTCTTCGTGAAGGACTGA
- a CDS encoding SapC family protein — MTEEKTPAPASDSGTTKAPRLPLFYNSLAPLDPKRHGKLRLKRKGDYSFAKGSNIVPLLCIEFGVAQKNYPIIFTRNEPHLPMALLGYQQGVNPLVGEDGGWTAGRYLPAYLRRYPFALVPLAPESDRLALCLDEKSGLFEEGQEGLFFDGDKASEKTDALVNFCREFDRQLTLTQSFCARMKDLDLLDETRIRVQSGKNSVELQGFMAISEKKLNALDAETFESLRPNGYLPVIYGHLMSLAGAQSVAQQTRGLSELAADA; from the coding sequence ATGACGGAAGAAAAGACGCCTGCGCCGGCGAGCGACAGCGGCACGACCAAGGCCCCCCGCCTGCCGCTCTTTTACAATTCGCTCGCGCCGCTCGACCCGAAGCGTCACGGCAAACTGCGCCTCAAGCGCAAGGGCGACTACAGCTTCGCCAAGGGCAGCAACATCGTGCCCCTGCTCTGCATCGAGTTCGGCGTCGCGCAGAAGAACTATCCGATCATCTTCACCCGCAACGAGCCGCATCTGCCCATGGCCCTCCTCGGGTACCAGCAGGGCGTCAATCCCCTGGTCGGAGAGGACGGCGGCTGGACGGCGGGACGCTACCTGCCCGCCTATCTACGGCGCTACCCCTTCGCCCTCGTACCCCTGGCGCCGGAGAGCGACCGTCTGGCGCTCTGCCTGGATGAAAAGTCCGGATTGTTCGAAGAGGGTCAGGAGGGTCTTTTCTTCGACGGGGACAAGGCCTCGGAGAAGACGGACGCCCTGGTCAACTTCTGCCGTGAGTTCGACCGCCAATTGACGCTGACCCAGAGCTTCTGCGCGCGGATGAAGGATCTGGACCTCTTGGATGAGACGCGCATCCGCGTCCAGTCGGGCAAGAACAGCGTGGAGCTACAGGGCTTCATGGCGATCTCGGAAAAGAAACTGAACGCCCTCGACGCCGAGACCTTCGAATCCCTGAGGCCCAACGGCTATCTGCCGGTGATCTATGGCCACCTGATGTCGCTGGCCGGGGCTCAGTCCGTGGCGCAGCAGACGCGCGGCCTCTCAGAACTGGCCGCCGACGCCTGA
- the doeB gene encoding N(2)-acetyl-L-2,4-diaminobutanoate deacetylase DoeB — MRDSPITPTIDFEKEGVQHGFLKLPHSHDGSAWGSIMIPVACIKNGEGPTALFTGGNHGDEYEGPLAILDMAQRLKAEAVSGRVILVPGMNYPALRAATRTSPIDKGNLNRSFPGRPDGTVTEKIADYFQRSLLPLADLVVDVHSGGKTLDFVPFAAAHILPDKAQQERCVAAMEAFGAPYSMMLLEIDAVGMYDSAAEEMGKTFVSTELGGGGTARAATVAIARRGLSNCLKHAGILAGEPERTESQRLDMPDGDCYVTSESSGLLELTADLGERVEKGQVIARVHSIERTGVAPEELRAGHGGILAGRHFPGLVGMGDSVAVIGIPQ, encoded by the coding sequence ATGCGCGACTCCCCGATCACGCCGACCATCGACTTTGAAAAAGAGGGCGTGCAGCACGGCTTCCTGAAGCTGCCGCACAGCCACGACGGTTCGGCCTGGGGTTCGATCATGATCCCGGTCGCCTGCATCAAGAACGGCGAGGGGCCGACGGCCCTTTTCACCGGCGGCAACCACGGCGACGAGTACGAGGGACCGCTGGCGATCCTGGACATGGCGCAGCGGTTGAAGGCCGAAGCGGTCTCGGGGCGGGTCATCCTTGTGCCCGGCATGAACTATCCGGCGCTGCGCGCGGCCACCCGCACCTCCCCGATCGACAAGGGAAACCTGAACCGCAGCTTTCCGGGGCGGCCCGACGGCACGGTGACGGAGAAGATCGCGGACTACTTCCAGCGCAGTCTGCTGCCGCTGGCCGATCTGGTGGTCGACGTGCATTCCGGCGGCAAGACGCTGGACTTCGTGCCCTTCGCGGCGGCCCACATTCTGCCCGACAAGGCCCAGCAGGAACGCTGCGTGGCTGCCATGGAAGCCTTCGGCGCGCCCTACTCCATGATGCTGCTGGAGATCGACGCGGTCGGCATGTACGACAGCGCGGCCGAGGAGATGGGAAAGACCTTCGTCTCCACCGAACTGGGCGGCGGCGGCACGGCGCGGGCCGCGACCGTGGCGATCGCCCGGCGCGGTCTCTCCAACTGCCTGAAGCACGCCGGGATCCTTGCAGGCGAGCCGGAGCGGACGGAAAGCCAGCGGCTCGATATGCCCGACGGCGACTGCTACGTCACCAGCGAGTCGAGCGGTCTGCTGGAACTCACCGCCGATTTGGGAGAGCGGGTCGAGAAGGGCCAGGTGATCGCCCGGGTCCATTCCATCGAGCGCACCGGCGTCGCGCCGGAAGAACTGCGCGCTGGCCACGGCGGCATCCTGGCTGGACGGCACTTCCCCGGGTTGGTGGGCATGGGCGACAGCGTCGCCGTGATCGGCATTCCGCAATAG
- a CDS encoding YeeE/YedE family protein yields MQRYSSALLIGTLFGFGLALSGMMNPAKVVGFLDLAGSWDPTLAFVMAGALLVTIPGFWLVRKRQGALLGGGFQIPTRKDIDAKLLGGALLFGVGWGVAGFCPGPAVAALSTGLPQVLLFMAALLSGMILHRLVSRGLSR; encoded by the coding sequence ATGCAACGCTATTCATCCGCCCTTCTCATCGGAACGCTCTTCGGCTTCGGCTTGGCGCTCTCGGGCATGATGAACCCGGCCAAGGTCGTGGGCTTTCTGGACCTCGCCGGTTCCTGGGACCCGACGCTGGCCTTCGTCATGGCCGGGGCGCTGCTGGTGACCATTCCCGGATTTTGGCTGGTGCGCAAGCGCCAGGGCGCATTGCTGGGCGGCGGTTTTCAGATTCCGACCCGCAAGGACATAGACGCAAAGCTGCTGGGCGGCGCGCTGCTGTTCGGCGTGGGCTGGGGCGTGGCGGGCTTCTGCCCGGGGCCGGCGGTGGCGGCGCTTTCCACCGGGCTGCCCCAGGTCCTGCTTTTCATGGCCGCGCTTCTGAGCGGCATGATCCTCCACCGGCTGGTGAGCCGGGGTCTCTCCCGCTGA
- a CDS encoding glycosyltransferase 87 family protein: MDSQTSSGPLASSGLTAQLTAKAPLLLGIALVQATLILYFGSWVWGGAASGVFSDFQAFWVAGRYLSGGGDAALLYEAPRFIALVSERLGYEFKLLWLYPPTVFPLAWASAQAPFGLAYGLWIALSLAIPVLAGRLLGLAWGPSLLLACFPAALHNALMGQTAALLLLFLAGGFALLDRAPRWAGLLFALTFIKPHLALLAPLYLLVGRRWEALGGLIAGLVLLLLSSLLLWGLEPWHGFFQAAAQAAELALGSSWKWTHQSVYAALRDLGAGSQAALLVHWLHAAFWVLVLVWIVAVKGAGSAQAMAVYCFASLSLSPYLLNHDLLLLALPFAFLLLLVPRGTWASLGWRAMLPLLVLWIFAARLFLDFPGPPLLLPLVAALCLPTLGRAGHAKLDATRAARAFSARRAGPADKGEGK, encoded by the coding sequence TTGGACAGTCAGACATCCTCCGGTCCTTTGGCATCCTCCGGCCTAACAGCGCAGCTGACCGCGAAGGCACCGCTGCTCCTGGGCATCGCCTTGGTGCAGGCAACGCTCATCCTCTACTTTGGGAGCTGGGTCTGGGGCGGCGCAGCGAGCGGCGTGTTCAGCGATTTTCAAGCCTTTTGGGTGGCGGGCCGATACCTTTCCGGCGGCGGCGACGCAGCCCTGCTCTACGAGGCGCCGCGCTTCATCGCCCTGGTGAGCGAGCGCCTCGGCTACGAGTTCAAGCTGCTCTGGCTCTATCCGCCGACGGTCTTCCCGCTGGCCTGGGCAAGCGCGCAGGCGCCCTTCGGATTGGCCTATGGGCTGTGGATCGCCTTGAGCCTGGCGATCCCGGTCCTCGCGGGGCGGCTGCTGGGGCTCGCCTGGGGTCCCTCGCTGCTCCTCGCCTGCTTTCCCGCAGCACTCCATAACGCCTTGATGGGACAGACGGCGGCGCTGCTTTTGCTTTTTCTGGCCGGAGGCTTCGCGCTGCTCGATCGCGCGCCGCGCTGGGCGGGCTTGCTCTTCGCCCTCACATTCATCAAGCCGCACCTAGCGCTCTTGGCGCCGCTCTACCTGTTGGTAGGTAGACGCTGGGAGGCTCTGGGCGGCCTTATCGCGGGCCTGGTGCTGCTCTTGCTGTCGAGCCTTCTTCTATGGGGCCTGGAGCCCTGGCACGGCTTCTTTCAGGCCGCGGCGCAAGCTGCCGAACTGGCACTGGGAAGCTCCTGGAAGTGGACCCACCAGAGCGTCTACGCGGCACTTCGCGACCTCGGCGCCGGATCCCAAGCCGCGCTCCTCGTCCACTGGCTGCATGCGGCTTTCTGGGTGCTGGTTCTTGTCTGGATCGTCGCGGTCAAGGGCGCTGGGTCCGCTCAAGCCATGGCGGTCTACTGCTTTGCCTCGCTCAGCCTCTCCCCCTACCTCTTGAACCACGACCTCTTGCTCCTGGCCCTGCCCTTCGCCTTCTTGTTGCTACTGGTGCCTCGGGGGACCTGGGCAAGCCTGGGGTGGAGGGCGATGCTGCCGTTGCTGGTGCTGTGGATCTTCGCGGCGAGGCTCTTTCTGGATTTTCCCGGGCCGCCGCTTCTGTTGCCCCTGGTCGCCGCACTTTGTTTGCCAACGCTTGGGCGCGCCGGGCATGCGAAGCTGGACGCGACGCGGGCCGCAAGGGCATTCTCTGCGCGACGGGCCGGACCGGCCGACAAGGGAGAGGGTAAATGA
- a CDS encoding YeeE/YedE family protein, producing MISPDFTPWSGLAGGLLIGLAATLLLAFNGRIAGISGILSAVVERWSAESGWKLAFLLGLILGPFAYAMVFGAPPALTLQADGPGLVIAGLLVGFGTRLGSGCTSGHGVCGIARGSARSITATAVFIASAMATVFVLRHLV from the coding sequence ATGATTTCCCCGGACTTCACGCCCTGGAGCGGCTTGGCGGGCGGCCTGCTGATCGGACTCGCCGCGACGCTGCTGCTCGCCTTCAACGGCCGGATCGCCGGAATCTCCGGCATTCTATCGGCGGTGGTCGAGCGCTGGTCCGCCGAGAGCGGCTGGAAGCTCGCCTTCCTGCTGGGCCTGATCCTGGGCCCCTTCGCCTACGCAATGGTGTTTGGCGCGCCTCCCGCGCTTACCCTTCAGGCCGACGGCCCCGGTCTGGTGATCGCCGGGCTGCTCGTCGGTTTCGGAACGCGGCTTGGCAGCGGCTGCACCAGCGGGCACGGCGTTTGCGGCATCGCGCGCGGCTCCGCGCGCTCCATCACCGCGACGGCGGTCTTCATCGCGAGCGCGATGGCGACGGTCTTCGTGCTGCGGCATCTGGTTTAG